A segment of the Bacteroidales bacterium genome:
CTCCGTCGAAAATTAATTCAACCATGAAATAGCCATGAACATTACTGTTCACTCACCGTAATGATTATCTATGGCGTATTTAGCTCCGCTGAGCCCTTCAGGGTTCATCTGACCTTAAAAATTAAATTATAAACAGATGAAAAATATAATAAGTACAGCAGTTATTGTTCTGTTAATAGCGATGTTATCCAGTTGTGACCATCTGTCATCTCAGGAAAAAAAGGCCATGCAGGACACCAGTCCGAAAATAGAAATAGGGCTGGAAGGAAATGCATACATCACCGATACCCTTCCTGTGGTTCGCCCTCAGCGCCGGAGGAATGATTCCGGACAATCCCGGGAGTATTCACAGGTGATGACACCGGGTAGAACGGTATCCGTATTTTTCCGGGTAAATGCCATTGGAGATATGCATGTTTATCTGAGAGGTAAGGCAGGTAAAAAAGCCCAATTAAATGTAACAGTTGCAGAAGTCTCAAATACGATCCGGGTTGATACGGTAAAGTCGGATATTTTTGCCGGTACTTTCAAAATTGAAAAAGAAGGTTACCAGCGGGTGGATATCTTCCGTCCGGACACCGATACGACAAATCGTGTCGATTTCTATGAACTCATTGTGAACGGTAATGCTGTAAACGATCAACCCATCAATTATGTATATGATTTCAGTACGCATTTTGGTCGCCGGGGGCCATCCACACACATCAGGCACCAGCTTCCCGAAGTTCCCACGGAATATTTTTATAGTGAAGTCACTATTCCTAAGGGGAATGATGTGATAGGGTCTTATTTTATGGCCAACGGGTTCGGACAGGGCTATTTTGGGATACAGGTCAATTCGCCTACCGAACGCAGGGTGTTGTTCTCTGTGTGGAGTCCTTATGTTACAGATCATCCTGGTGAAATTCCCGATGACCAGAAGGTAGTTTATTTGCGCAGGGGAGAAAATGTAAGAGGTTCCGAATTCGGAGGAGAAGGATCCGGTGGACAGAGTTTCATGGTATTTCCATGGAAAGTTGAGACTACTTACAGGTTTCTCACCCGGATAAGACCTGACGGCAAAGGAAACACGGAGTACACCGGGTATTTTTATGATCCGGATAGTGACGAATGGCTGCTCCTGGCTTGTTTCCGCAGGCCCAAAACCAATACTTATTATACCAATGCATACTCTTTCCTTGAAAATTTCAGTACCAACACAGGATGGATCACCCGCAAAGGTTATTATGGTAATCAATGGGCTTATGGAACAGATAAACAGTGGCGGGAACTGACCGAGGTGACTTTTACGTATGATGCTACCGCAAGGGCGGAAAAACGGATGGATTATAAAGGCGGACTTGACGGGGATAAGTTTTTCATGCAGAATTGCGGGTTCTTTGATGACAATACCCCCCTGAATTCCAAATTTACACGGCCTGCCAAAGGAATAGCTCCGGTAATTGATTTCGATGCACTTGAGAAAATACCGGGTGTCCCGGTAACCAATAAGGAAAATGCCGGCCGTCGGGGACGAAGGTAATAACATCCAAAACGAAAATATATCAGCCGTTTCTGATCATTTCAGAAACGGCTGAAGTATTTTTTTACGGCAACTAATCTTAGTGCTTGAAGGTGTGTCAAAAGTACATTTTCAAGTGGAACGGCGAAGCCCTCACGCAAGTAATTACAAATTATTTTCATGAGCTCGCAAGCTCGATTCCGTTTAACTGATTCATGGGGCTGAAGAACGGGTAATGGTTATTTTAAATAGGGTTAAAGATAGAGGGCAAGCCCTTTCAGGTGATGAATTTACAGACTTTGATTTTAGGAAATATTTTAGGGAATCATTATGTAGCACCAATTTTTTTAAAGCTATATCTTTAATGAAAACGAGGAAGTTATCTACGTTCTACAGAAAATATATATATTTGCATCTTAGGAAATTTGTATCTTTAGATATGGCTAAAAAAAAGGATTTTGCTGTTGTGGATCTATTTTGCGGAATTGGCGGACTTACGCATGGTTTTGTGAAAGAGCACTTTAATGTGTCTGCTGGCGTTGATTTTGATGAGACTTGTCGTTATGCTTATGAAGTAAATAATAAAGCACAATTTGTTTATAAAGACGTAACAAAATTAACTGCTACAGAACTAAATAGCCTATATCCTAAAAATAAACGGAAAATTCTCGTTGGGTGTGCTCCTTGCCAACCATTTTCGATATTTAATTATAAAAACAACAATAATGCCGAGAAACAAGCGGAGGATACTAAGTGGAAACTGCTTTACTCATTCGCTGATTTAATTGAGGCGACACAACCAGAGATAATTTCAATGGAAAATGTGCCACAGCTACGAAATTTCAATGGAGGTAAAGTATTTGGCGACTTTGTTAAACGATTAGAAAAAAATGGCTTCAAAATATCATATGGAATTTATAACGCTCAAGATTATGGTGTACCACAACGCCGAAAGCGTCTCATCTTATTAGCCTCTAAATATTCCAAATTTGAATTGATTCCGCCTACTCATAAAGACAACTATATGACTGTTCAGCAGGCGATAGGACATTTACCTGAAATAAAAGATGGTGAACATTCTGAAACTGATTTTCTACATTATGCCCGAAAACTAACAGATCTTAGCAGAAAAAGAATTAAAGCCACTCCGGAAGGAGGTGGTTGGCAAGACTGGGATGAAAGCTTGCTTTTAGAGTGCCACAAAAAAGAGGGAGGGCAAATGTATAGAAGCGTATATGGAAGAATGTCGAGAAATGATGTCGCTCCTACTATGACAACTTATTGTATAGGATTAAATAATGGTAGATTTGGACATCCACAGCAAAATAGAGCCATATCTTTACGTGAAGCCGCTATTTTGCAATCATTCCCTGACAACTATGATTTAGTAGATCCTAATGCAGTGTTTAAAATGCAAGTTCTTGCTCGTCAAATAGGAAATGCTGTCCCTGTCGGACTGGGGCAAGCTATAGCGAAAAGTATAGAAAAATACATAAAGACTATTAACTAACTAATGGATAATCCAGAACGAAATATACTAAAGTGGAGATTTGATGTCAGCACATTCAGACTGATTGGTCGAGAATTGATAACTGATCGTATCACAGCTTTGTTTGAATTAGTTAAAAACAGCTATGATGCAAATTCAACGCGTGTCGATGTTATTTTCGAAACCATATCATCTATCAATCCTTATAGTAAAATAACCATTAAAGATAATGGTTATGGGATGGAATTTGAAGATATTCGTGATAAATGGATGGTTATAGGAACGTCAAGTAAACGCAAAGAACCATATTCACCCGAACCTTTCAATCGCAGATGTGTCGGAGAAAAAGGAATCGGTCGTTTTGCTGTTGATAAACTTGGCGATAAAGTCAATATTATTACTAAAAAAATAGGGACAAACCAAAAACTGAACGTTGAAATAGATTGGAATAAATATGAAACCTCTTTTCAGCAGCAGAATAAAGACGAACAAGTTGGAAATACTACAGAACTCAAAGAAAAGAGTTTAAAGATAAAAGATGAAACGCAAAAATCTTTGATAATTACGGAAGAAGATTCCCAAGATAAAATTATCCTTTTTACAGATATTGAAAATAAATATCAATATGAAGATGCTAAAACCGATGAACAAGGTACTACTTTAGAGATTTCAGGTATTCGAGAAGTTTGGACTAAAAACGACATAGATAGACTATATAAAGAATTAACAAAACTTGTATCTCCTTTCTATCCTTTGAATCCTCCATTCGATATTTATATCAAATCAAACGAATATGATACTTATAAACAAGATACAATTGTAAAAGTTGATACTACACAATATGCCTCACATTCTGCGAATATTGGTTTTGATTTAAATAATAATATACAAGAAGAGCTTTATTTTGACGAAATCAATGGAGAAATAAAGAAACGTAAGGTACAAGCCAAATCGTTCGGACTTATTTCAATGCAATTATATTATTTTGATGCATCTGCAAAGAAACGATATAAGGCAAAATATAAAAACGATGAAACTCGTATAGATGGAGTTAAAATTTATAGAGATGGTTTAATTACTACTCCATTTGCAGAGTTTGAAGAACACCCGGATAAAAAGAGAGACATTTTAGGTATTGATAAACGTCTTTGGAGAGATATTTTTAATCGCTTGAGCACAAGAGATATTATAGGTGTTATTGATATAACAAAAGAGAGAAATCCTCAAATTATTGATGCAACGAATCGACAAGATTTTGTCGAAAACAATGAATACAAAAAATTAAAGCAATTTATAATTGATCAAATAGATGTTTTTTCAGATTTGCGTATTTATGAACGTGAAAAAGGAAAAATAACCGTTACTGAAGATCTAGAAAAGGCTAGTGAGGATGTAAAGGAATTCGTTAAGACTATTGAGATTTTAGAAAAAAATAATCCTACATTAAAACAAGAGCTTTCGCCTTTAAAAAAGCAAGCTAGACAAGTGGATTCTGCGGTTAAAAAGGGTGTATCAGAGCAGAAAAAAGCAGAAAAAGAATTCCTTCGCAAAGAAAATATCTATTTGAGTCTAATGTCTTTACAGGACTACGCAGCAAACATGTCTCATGCAGTTAGGACATCATTAGGTAAAATAAAAGATAAAGCGGAATTTTTCAAATTGCATTATCCTAATAGCGATCTTGAGGATTTTTTCAAATTATACTCGATTGAGATTTATGAAGAAATGACTATTCTAAATAAAGTTATCAACTATATGTTAAGCTATGCTGGCTCCAATATACCTTTTGATGATTTTGACGTAAAAAAGCTTATTGAAAACCTTTTTGCGGAATATCAATTCCGATTTAAAACCGAAGCCATAACACCTTCAATCGAAATAAGAGATAATTTCATTATCAATGCCAATAAACAATTTTTTGCAGATATATTTCAAAACTTAATAGACAATTCCATTAAAGCTTTAAAAGAGAAAAGCGATAAGAGAATCAAATGTTCAGGTTATATAGAAAACGATAGTTTTATTTTGTTTTTTTCAGACAATGGTGTCGGTATTAAAGACGGTGATAGAAAGAAAGTTTTTGAATTATATTACACATCAACAGCGGAGGATGGTGGTGCCGGGCTTGGCTTATTCATTGTAAAAACAAGAATAGAAGCCTTGAGAGGAACTGTTGAAGTGGTTGATAATGAGTTTTTACCAACAGGAACAACTGTAAAAATCACTTTGCCTTTTAAAAAGTAACAATTATGGGAGATTCAACTTTAAACATCATCGTTATAGATGATAATCTAAAAAAGACAGACCCACTATTAGTCCAATTACAATTAAATTTCAAGAATGCAAATATAATCTTAAAGGATAATGCAAAAGATGGATTAGAATATATACTCGATAATCTGAACAGCAAGATGATAGTATTATTAGATTATGATTTAGGGGCAGGAGAGCCTAATGGAACGGACATTTTTTTGAAGATAAGAGAAAAGACAGCTCTTTTATATGTGATTATCATTACGGCAAAACTTATTGATGAGATTCCAAATCAGGAATTAGTCACGTATATCAATAAAGATGCGTTAGCTGTAGTTGACAAAACTATATCTCTCGAAGATAAAATTGAACTGATTAAAGAAGCAATTCATACCCTAGATATTCGAGTAGACTGTGTCTTAGAACAATGGATTAACAAACATACTGAGGAGGAACAGAAAGAGCCGTTCTTAACCTCTTCATCAGGTAAAGAGCAAACACTCGCATCAATATTAACTGAAATTAGACAACGAACAGAATTTGGAAAAACACTGGAACGTAATATCTTGCTGTTAGCGATTGATTTATTAACAAGAGGAAAAAAGAAAATCAATGATTAACTTTATAATAGTCTCTGATGATCGCGACGACAACCTTGGAGTTTATTTTAATGATTGTAAAAATCAAATATTAGGTTTGTTAGAAGAACTAAAAGAATCATTGGAAGGATCAATAAATGAAATTTCTGGTAATCAGTGCAATTCAGCCTATATTGATTTGAAGGTGCCTACTTACCATCCTAATCCTTTCATCTTTATCGCTTATTCACATGGTAATGAATATGCGTTATGTAGCCAAGAAGATAATTATGTGGAGAAAGGTGCTAATACTCAGCATTTTACAAATTCGCTATTTTATACAACTGCTTGCTCGGCTGGAAAAGAACTTGGCCCACACTTAGTAGAACAAGGATGTCTTGCTTTTGTTGGTTATGAAAATGAAATAAATGCTTATAAAAAAGATGAACAAAAAGAAATTTCAAAAAATTGCGACAATGCAGGCATAGTATCATTTTTATCAGAAGACATTACTATTTACGAGTCATATAAAAGGATGAAGAATTATTACACACAACAAATAGATCGATTAGAAGACGTAAAGGATATGATGTTTGCAATGAACCTAATTCAGGCGAGAGAATCTTTAGTATGTCTAGGTGATAAGAATCTAAAGAAAGAAGACTTTTTTGTCGCATAAGACCAAAATGGATGTATTCTCTAAATCAAAGCGTTCCGACATTATGTCGAAGGTTTCCGGCAAAGATACAAAACCTGAAATATTAGTTAGAAAATATTTATTCTCTAAGGGATTCAGATATAGAAAGAATGTTAAGAACTTACCTGGAAAGCCAGATATTGTATTTCCAAAATACAAGACAATAGTGCTTATTCACGGTTGTTTTTGGCATGGTCACCATGGATGTGAAGCCGCAAAACTTCCTACATCCAACGTTGATTATTGGACAAAAAAAATATCTTCAAATGTAAAAAGGGATATTTATAATATACAATCGTTAGAAATTCTAGGATGGCATGTCATTGTTATTTGGGAATGCGAATTAAAGTCCTCAAATAAGGCTAATAGATTAGAACAGTTAGTTTGTGAACTAAAAGCACATCTTTGATTGCAGAATTTCTCTCTACGAAAACACCTACCTTTACACCATCACTTAAAGAGGAAAAGTCCTCTTTAATTTTACCCTAAAAATGGAGTGAGTAACGAGTGGAATACGCAATTTTCGATAGTTAAATACCACTGACAGCATACGGGTTAGATGGAGTACTCAAAATCCGCCAACGTTATTGTGCTGTTATCCAACCGTGAATGTTCGGCTTAATATGTAATTAACTTTGTTGAGAATGCTATATTAAGTTGGTTATGCCGGGTTAAAGGTTAAACCGTTGTTATGGAATTTTTGACAACATTGTATCTTTTAATCCTTGTTGTATATCTTCATCACACAAAGTTTACAATCGAACTGTATCCTGTATGTATTCTGTTGATCCTGTAGTAACAAAGGCTCTTTCCATTTTTGCTTGGCCTGTTGTTTGAACGGACAAAGCCCATATTGGTATTTGATGCAATGTTTCGTGACCATCAGCAATTTTCCACGGTAATCACTTTGTAACTCAAAAGCTTTTTCGGTGACTTCCACTCCGTATTTTTCATAAAATTTCCGGGCTTGCTGATTGGCTATGTTTGCCAGATAACCTACTTTCTTTTCAGGATAAGAAGCCAGTAGATCCGGTCTTTCTGCTTTTTTTGCATGATATATATCCATACGGATATTTTCTAATTTCAGGATTACCTGTCTGCGCATTTCATTCAATACTGCAGCCGGAATGAAATATCCGAAAGAAGGGGAGATGATCACGTTGGACAAAGAGAAAACGGTATTGCCCAATTTACCCAACTGTTTTTTGATCTGCGCCTGTGCCTGATGTATATCCTT
Coding sequences within it:
- a CDS encoding DUF3472 domain-containing protein, with amino-acid sequence MKNIISTAVIVLLIAMLSSCDHLSSQEKKAMQDTSPKIEIGLEGNAYITDTLPVVRPQRRRNDSGQSREYSQVMTPGRTVSVFFRVNAIGDMHVYLRGKAGKKAQLNVTVAEVSNTIRVDTVKSDIFAGTFKIEKEGYQRVDIFRPDTDTTNRVDFYELIVNGNAVNDQPINYVYDFSTHFGRRGPSTHIRHQLPEVPTEYFYSEVTIPKGNDVIGSYFMANGFGQGYFGIQVNSPTERRVLFSVWSPYVTDHPGEIPDDQKVVYLRRGENVRGSEFGGEGSGGQSFMVFPWKVETTYRFLTRIRPDGKGNTEYTGYFYDPDSDEWLLLACFRRPKTNTYYTNAYSFLENFSTNTGWITRKGYYGNQWAYGTDKQWRELTEVTFTYDATARAEKRMDYKGGLDGDKFFMQNCGFFDDNTPLNSKFTRPAKGIAPVIDFDALEKIPGVPVTNKENAGRRGRR
- a CDS encoding DNA cytosine methyltransferase, which codes for MAKKKDFAVVDLFCGIGGLTHGFVKEHFNVSAGVDFDETCRYAYEVNNKAQFVYKDVTKLTATELNSLYPKNKRKILVGCAPCQPFSIFNYKNNNNAEKQAEDTKWKLLYSFADLIEATQPEIISMENVPQLRNFNGGKVFGDFVKRLEKNGFKISYGIYNAQDYGVPQRRKRLILLASKYSKFELIPPTHKDNYMTVQQAIGHLPEIKDGEHSETDFLHYARKLTDLSRKRIKATPEGGGWQDWDESLLLECHKKEGGQMYRSVYGRMSRNDVAPTMTTYCIGLNNGRFGHPQQNRAISLREAAILQSFPDNYDLVDPNAVFKMQVLARQIGNAVPVGLGQAIAKSIEKYIKTIN
- a CDS encoding ATP-binding protein; the protein is MDNPERNILKWRFDVSTFRLIGRELITDRITALFELVKNSYDANSTRVDVIFETISSINPYSKITIKDNGYGMEFEDIRDKWMVIGTSSKRKEPYSPEPFNRRCVGEKGIGRFAVDKLGDKVNIITKKIGTNQKLNVEIDWNKYETSFQQQNKDEQVGNTTELKEKSLKIKDETQKSLIITEEDSQDKIILFTDIENKYQYEDAKTDEQGTTLEISGIREVWTKNDIDRLYKELTKLVSPFYPLNPPFDIYIKSNEYDTYKQDTIVKVDTTQYASHSANIGFDLNNNIQEELYFDEINGEIKKRKVQAKSFGLISMQLYYFDASAKKRYKAKYKNDETRIDGVKIYRDGLITTPFAEFEEHPDKKRDILGIDKRLWRDIFNRLSTRDIIGVIDITKERNPQIIDATNRQDFVENNEYKKLKQFIIDQIDVFSDLRIYEREKGKITVTEDLEKASEDVKEFVKTIEILEKNNPTLKQELSPLKKQARQVDSAVKKGVSEQKKAEKEFLRKENIYLSLMSLQDYAANMSHAVRTSLGKIKDKAEFFKLHYPNSDLEDFFKLYSIEIYEEMTILNKVINYMLSYAGSNIPFDDFDVKKLIENLFAEYQFRFKTEAITPSIEIRDNFIINANKQFFADIFQNLIDNSIKALKEKSDKRIKCSGYIENDSFILFFSDNGVGIKDGDRKKVFELYYTSTAEDGGAGLGLFIVKTRIEALRGTVEVVDNEFLPTGTTVKITLPFKK
- the vsr gene encoding DNA mismatch endonuclease Vsr, giving the protein MDVFSKSKRSDIMSKVSGKDTKPEILVRKYLFSKGFRYRKNVKNLPGKPDIVFPKYKTIVLIHGCFWHGHHGCEAAKLPTSNVDYWTKKISSNVKRDIYNIQSLEILGWHVIVIWECELKSSNKANRLEQLVCELKAHL